In Oncorhynchus kisutch isolate 150728-3 linkage group LG7, Okis_V2, whole genome shotgun sequence, one DNA window encodes the following:
- the matn3b gene encoding matrilin-3b isoform X4 — MPSLIGGLVCCISFLALEVQATYRLHGGYHPRQHQADSPIVSRQTFQRGFQQQQPFQSVQQETHCKSRPLDLVFIIDSSRSVRPQEFEKVKIFLADMVDTLEIGADATRVAVVNYASTVKIEFLLKTHFDKPGLKAALARIESLAAGTMTGLAIKTAMEETFTEGSGARLTNKNIAKVAIIVTDGRPQDTVEEVAAAARAAGIEIYAVGVDRADMKSLRLMASLPLDEHVFYVETYGVIEKLTSKFRETLCGVDACALGHDCDHICVNNNNNNSYACKCREGYTLNADKKTCSRSLQNQNQNQNQNQNQNQNQNQNGSGSNEDANEMSGNELSEDACMCEAQIAFQMKMQSTIKQLTNKLDDLSRKVTQFGVRR, encoded by the exons ATGCCATCGTTAATCGGAGGACTCGTCTGTTGTATTTCCTTCCTTGCCCTGGAAGTCCAAGCAACATACCGACTTCATGGGGGATACCATCCTCGGCAGCATCAGGCAGACAGCCCTATCGTGTCACGGCAAACGTTTCAGCGGGGCTTCCAACAGCAACAACCATTTCAGAGTGTTCAGCAAG AAACCCACTGCAAAAGCCGCCCCCTAGATCTGGTGTTCATCATCGACAGCTCCCGTAGCGTACGCCCCCAAGAATTTGAGAAGGTCAAAATCTTCTTGGCTGACATGGTCGACACCCTTGAGATTGGCGCAGACGCCACACGTGTGGCCGTTGTGAACTACGCTAGCACAGTGAAGATTGAGTTCCTGCTCAAGACGCACTTCGACAAGCCGGGCCTGAAAGCAGCGTTGGCGCGCATCGAATCCTTAGCGGCTGGCACCATGACTGGGCTAGCCATCAAGACGGCCATGGAGGAGACCTTCACCGAGGGATCGGGCGCCCGGCTAACCAACAAGAACATCGCCAAGGTGGCCATCATCGTGACGGACGGACGGCCCCAGGACACGGTGGAGGAGGTTGCCGCGGCGGCGAGGGCGGCAGGCATCGAGATCTACGCAGTCGGGGTGGACAGGGCGGACATGAAGTCCCTGCGTCTCATGGCCAGTCTGCCATTGGACGAACACGTGTTCTACGTGGAGACCTACGGCGTCATCGAGAAGCTCACGTCCAAGTTCAGGGAAACGCTGTGTG GTGTGGACGCCTGTGCCCTGGGACACGACTGCGACCACATatgtgtcaacaacaacaacaacaactcgtACGCCTGCAAGTGTCGGGAAGGCTATACACTGAATGCAGACAAGAAAACATGCTCAC GTTCTTTGCAAAACCAAAACCAAAACCaaaaccagaaccagaaccaaaACCAAAACCAAAACCAAAATGGATCAGGTTCCAACG AGGACGCGAATGAGATGAGTGGGAATGAGCTGAGTGAAGACGCCTGTATGTGTGAGGCTCAGATTGCGTTCCAGATGAAGATGCAGTCCACCATAAAGCAGCTGACCAACAAAC TTGATGACCTATCGAGGAAAGTGACCCAGTTTGGAGTCAGGCGTTGA
- the matn3b gene encoding matrilin-3b isoform X5, whose protein sequence is MPSLIGGLVCCISFLALEVQATYRLHGGYHPRQHQADSPIVSRQTFQRGFQQQQPFQSVQQGQQQPFQSVEQPAQSQNQRTIDLGETHCKSRPLDLVFIIDSSRSVRPQEFEKVKIFLADMVDTLEIGADATRVAVVNYASTVKIEFLLKTHFDKPGLKAALARIESLAAGTMTGLAIKTAMEETFTEGSGARLTNKNIAKVAIIVTDGRPQDTVEEVAAAARAAGIEIYAVGVDRADMKSLRLMASLPLDEHVFYVETYGVIEKLTSKFRETLCGVDACALGHDCDHICVNNNNNNSYACKCREGYTLNADKKTCSQDANEMSGNELSEDACMCEAQIAFQMKMQSTIKQLTNKLDDLSRKVTQFGVRR, encoded by the exons ATGCCATCGTTAATCGGAGGACTCGTCTGTTGTATTTCCTTCCTTGCCCTGGAAGTCCAAGCAACATACCGACTTCATGGGGGATACCATCCTCGGCAGCATCAGGCAGACAGCCCTATCGTGTCACGGCAAACGTTTCAGCGGGGCTTCCAACAGCAACAACCATTTCAGAGTGTTCAGCAAGGTCAGCAACAACCATTTCAGAGTGTTGAGCAACCAGCTCAGTCTCAGAATCAAAGAACTATTGACTTGGGAG AAACCCACTGCAAAAGCCGCCCCCTAGATCTGGTGTTCATCATCGACAGCTCCCGTAGCGTACGCCCCCAAGAATTTGAGAAGGTCAAAATCTTCTTGGCTGACATGGTCGACACCCTTGAGATTGGCGCAGACGCCACACGTGTGGCCGTTGTGAACTACGCTAGCACAGTGAAGATTGAGTTCCTGCTCAAGACGCACTTCGACAAGCCGGGCCTGAAAGCAGCGTTGGCGCGCATCGAATCCTTAGCGGCTGGCACCATGACTGGGCTAGCCATCAAGACGGCCATGGAGGAGACCTTCACCGAGGGATCGGGCGCCCGGCTAACCAACAAGAACATCGCCAAGGTGGCCATCATCGTGACGGACGGACGGCCCCAGGACACGGTGGAGGAGGTTGCCGCGGCGGCGAGGGCGGCAGGCATCGAGATCTACGCAGTCGGGGTGGACAGGGCGGACATGAAGTCCCTGCGTCTCATGGCCAGTCTGCCATTGGACGAACACGTGTTCTACGTGGAGACCTACGGCGTCATCGAGAAGCTCACGTCCAAGTTCAGGGAAACGCTGTGTG GTGTGGACGCCTGTGCCCTGGGACACGACTGCGACCACATatgtgtcaacaacaacaacaacaactcgtACGCCTGCAAGTGTCGGGAAGGCTATACACTGAATGCAGACAAGAAAACATGCTCAC AGGACGCGAATGAGATGAGTGGGAATGAGCTGAGTGAAGACGCCTGTATGTGTGAGGCTCAGATTGCGTTCCAGATGAAGATGCAGTCCACCATAAAGCAGCTGACCAACAAAC TTGATGACCTATCGAGGAAAGTGACCCAGTTTGGAGTCAGGCGTTGA
- the matn3b gene encoding matrilin-3b isoform X3 yields the protein MPSLIGGLVCCISFLALEVQATYRLHGGYHPRQHQADSPIVSRQTFQRGFQQQQPFQSVQQETHCKSRPLDLVFIIDSSRSVRPQEFEKVKIFLADMVDTLEIGADATRVAVVNYASTVKIEFLLKTHFDKPGLKAALARIESLAAGTMTGLAIKTAMEETFTEGSGARLTNKNIAKVAIIVTDGRPQDTVEEVAAAARAAGIEIYAVGVDRADMKSLRLMASLPLDEHVFYVETYGVIEKLTSKFRETLCGVDACALGHDCDHICVNNNNNNSYACKCREGYTLNADKKTCSPGSLQNQNQNQNQNQNQNQNQNQNGSGSNEDANEMSGNELSEDACMCEAQIAFQMKMQSTIKQLTNKLDDLSRKVTQFGVRR from the exons ATGCCATCGTTAATCGGAGGACTCGTCTGTTGTATTTCCTTCCTTGCCCTGGAAGTCCAAGCAACATACCGACTTCATGGGGGATACCATCCTCGGCAGCATCAGGCAGACAGCCCTATCGTGTCACGGCAAACGTTTCAGCGGGGCTTCCAACAGCAACAACCATTTCAGAGTGTTCAGCAAG AAACCCACTGCAAAAGCCGCCCCCTAGATCTGGTGTTCATCATCGACAGCTCCCGTAGCGTACGCCCCCAAGAATTTGAGAAGGTCAAAATCTTCTTGGCTGACATGGTCGACACCCTTGAGATTGGCGCAGACGCCACACGTGTGGCCGTTGTGAACTACGCTAGCACAGTGAAGATTGAGTTCCTGCTCAAGACGCACTTCGACAAGCCGGGCCTGAAAGCAGCGTTGGCGCGCATCGAATCCTTAGCGGCTGGCACCATGACTGGGCTAGCCATCAAGACGGCCATGGAGGAGACCTTCACCGAGGGATCGGGCGCCCGGCTAACCAACAAGAACATCGCCAAGGTGGCCATCATCGTGACGGACGGACGGCCCCAGGACACGGTGGAGGAGGTTGCCGCGGCGGCGAGGGCGGCAGGCATCGAGATCTACGCAGTCGGGGTGGACAGGGCGGACATGAAGTCCCTGCGTCTCATGGCCAGTCTGCCATTGGACGAACACGTGTTCTACGTGGAGACCTACGGCGTCATCGAGAAGCTCACGTCCAAGTTCAGGGAAACGCTGTGTG GTGTGGACGCCTGTGCCCTGGGACACGACTGCGACCACATatgtgtcaacaacaacaacaacaactcgtACGCCTGCAAGTGTCGGGAAGGCTATACACTGAATGCAGACAAGAAAACATGCTCAC CAGGTTCTTTGCAAAACCAAAACCAAAACCaaaaccagaaccagaaccaaaACCAAAACCAAAACCAAAATGGATCAGGTTCCAACG AGGACGCGAATGAGATGAGTGGGAATGAGCTGAGTGAAGACGCCTGTATGTGTGAGGCTCAGATTGCGTTCCAGATGAAGATGCAGTCCACCATAAAGCAGCTGACCAACAAAC TTGATGACCTATCGAGGAAAGTGACCCAGTTTGGAGTCAGGCGTTGA
- the matn3b gene encoding matrilin-3b isoform X2, whose translation MPSLIGGLVCCISFLALEVQATYRLHGGYHPRQHQADSPIVSRQTFQRGFQQQQPFQSVQQGQQQPFQSVEQPAQSQNQRTIDLGETHCKSRPLDLVFIIDSSRSVRPQEFEKVKIFLADMVDTLEIGADATRVAVVNYASTVKIEFLLKTHFDKPGLKAALARIESLAAGTMTGLAIKTAMEETFTEGSGARLTNKNIAKVAIIVTDGRPQDTVEEVAAAARAAGIEIYAVGVDRADMKSLRLMASLPLDEHVFYVETYGVIEKLTSKFRETLCGVDACALGHDCDHICVNNNNNNSYACKCREGYTLNADKKTCSRSLQNQNQNQNQNQNQNQNQNQNGSGSNEDANEMSGNELSEDACMCEAQIAFQMKMQSTIKQLTNKLDDLSRKVTQFGVRR comes from the exons ATGCCATCGTTAATCGGAGGACTCGTCTGTTGTATTTCCTTCCTTGCCCTGGAAGTCCAAGCAACATACCGACTTCATGGGGGATACCATCCTCGGCAGCATCAGGCAGACAGCCCTATCGTGTCACGGCAAACGTTTCAGCGGGGCTTCCAACAGCAACAACCATTTCAGAGTGTTCAGCAAGGTCAGCAACAACCATTTCAGAGTGTTGAGCAACCAGCTCAGTCTCAGAATCAAAGAACTATTGACTTGGGAG AAACCCACTGCAAAAGCCGCCCCCTAGATCTGGTGTTCATCATCGACAGCTCCCGTAGCGTACGCCCCCAAGAATTTGAGAAGGTCAAAATCTTCTTGGCTGACATGGTCGACACCCTTGAGATTGGCGCAGACGCCACACGTGTGGCCGTTGTGAACTACGCTAGCACAGTGAAGATTGAGTTCCTGCTCAAGACGCACTTCGACAAGCCGGGCCTGAAAGCAGCGTTGGCGCGCATCGAATCCTTAGCGGCTGGCACCATGACTGGGCTAGCCATCAAGACGGCCATGGAGGAGACCTTCACCGAGGGATCGGGCGCCCGGCTAACCAACAAGAACATCGCCAAGGTGGCCATCATCGTGACGGACGGACGGCCCCAGGACACGGTGGAGGAGGTTGCCGCGGCGGCGAGGGCGGCAGGCATCGAGATCTACGCAGTCGGGGTGGACAGGGCGGACATGAAGTCCCTGCGTCTCATGGCCAGTCTGCCATTGGACGAACACGTGTTCTACGTGGAGACCTACGGCGTCATCGAGAAGCTCACGTCCAAGTTCAGGGAAACGCTGTGTG GTGTGGACGCCTGTGCCCTGGGACACGACTGCGACCACATatgtgtcaacaacaacaacaacaactcgtACGCCTGCAAGTGTCGGGAAGGCTATACACTGAATGCAGACAAGAAAACATGCTCAC GTTCTTTGCAAAACCAAAACCAAAACCaaaaccagaaccagaaccaaaACCAAAACCAAAACCAAAATGGATCAGGTTCCAACG AGGACGCGAATGAGATGAGTGGGAATGAGCTGAGTGAAGACGCCTGTATGTGTGAGGCTCAGATTGCGTTCCAGATGAAGATGCAGTCCACCATAAAGCAGCTGACCAACAAAC TTGATGACCTATCGAGGAAAGTGACCCAGTTTGGAGTCAGGCGTTGA
- the matn3b gene encoding matrilin-3b isoform X1 translates to MPSLIGGLVCCISFLALEVQATYRLHGGYHPRQHQADSPIVSRQTFQRGFQQQQPFQSVQQGQQQPFQSVEQPAQSQNQRTIDLGETHCKSRPLDLVFIIDSSRSVRPQEFEKVKIFLADMVDTLEIGADATRVAVVNYASTVKIEFLLKTHFDKPGLKAALARIESLAAGTMTGLAIKTAMEETFTEGSGARLTNKNIAKVAIIVTDGRPQDTVEEVAAAARAAGIEIYAVGVDRADMKSLRLMASLPLDEHVFYVETYGVIEKLTSKFRETLCGVDACALGHDCDHICVNNNNNNSYACKCREGYTLNADKKTCSPGSLQNQNQNQNQNQNQNQNQNQNGSGSNEDANEMSGNELSEDACMCEAQIAFQMKMQSTIKQLTNKLDDLSRKVTQFGVRR, encoded by the exons ATGCCATCGTTAATCGGAGGACTCGTCTGTTGTATTTCCTTCCTTGCCCTGGAAGTCCAAGCAACATACCGACTTCATGGGGGATACCATCCTCGGCAGCATCAGGCAGACAGCCCTATCGTGTCACGGCAAACGTTTCAGCGGGGCTTCCAACAGCAACAACCATTTCAGAGTGTTCAGCAAGGTCAGCAACAACCATTTCAGAGTGTTGAGCAACCAGCTCAGTCTCAGAATCAAAGAACTATTGACTTGGGAG AAACCCACTGCAAAAGCCGCCCCCTAGATCTGGTGTTCATCATCGACAGCTCCCGTAGCGTACGCCCCCAAGAATTTGAGAAGGTCAAAATCTTCTTGGCTGACATGGTCGACACCCTTGAGATTGGCGCAGACGCCACACGTGTGGCCGTTGTGAACTACGCTAGCACAGTGAAGATTGAGTTCCTGCTCAAGACGCACTTCGACAAGCCGGGCCTGAAAGCAGCGTTGGCGCGCATCGAATCCTTAGCGGCTGGCACCATGACTGGGCTAGCCATCAAGACGGCCATGGAGGAGACCTTCACCGAGGGATCGGGCGCCCGGCTAACCAACAAGAACATCGCCAAGGTGGCCATCATCGTGACGGACGGACGGCCCCAGGACACGGTGGAGGAGGTTGCCGCGGCGGCGAGGGCGGCAGGCATCGAGATCTACGCAGTCGGGGTGGACAGGGCGGACATGAAGTCCCTGCGTCTCATGGCCAGTCTGCCATTGGACGAACACGTGTTCTACGTGGAGACCTACGGCGTCATCGAGAAGCTCACGTCCAAGTTCAGGGAAACGCTGTGTG GTGTGGACGCCTGTGCCCTGGGACACGACTGCGACCACATatgtgtcaacaacaacaacaacaactcgtACGCCTGCAAGTGTCGGGAAGGCTATACACTGAATGCAGACAAGAAAACATGCTCAC CAGGTTCTTTGCAAAACCAAAACCAAAACCaaaaccagaaccagaaccaaaACCAAAACCAAAACCAAAATGGATCAGGTTCCAACG AGGACGCGAATGAGATGAGTGGGAATGAGCTGAGTGAAGACGCCTGTATGTGTGAGGCTCAGATTGCGTTCCAGATGAAGATGCAGTCCACCATAAAGCAGCTGACCAACAAAC TTGATGACCTATCGAGGAAAGTGACCCAGTTTGGAGTCAGGCGTTGA